The following coding sequences lie in one Flavobacterium cyclinae genomic window:
- a CDS encoding aminotransferase class V-fold PLP-dependent enzyme, with protein sequence MATTQTKTKLEYYFDAFRKDIIGINQNFISPFGEKKIIYTDWTASGRLYRPIEERLMNDFGPFVANTHTETSITGTAMTMAYHEARHIIKNHVNANENDILITDGTGMTGVVNKFQRILGLRIPENLKEFTTIPKAIKPVVFISHMEHHSNQTSWLETIADVEIIPADENGLFSIENLKILLEKYKDRSFKIASITSCSNVTGIKTPYHEVAKLMHQNNGVCFADFACSGPYVSINMHPEDPESYLDAIFFSPHKFLGGPATSGVLIFNKNLYKNNVPDCPGGGTVSWTNPWGEHKYIDNIEDREDGGTPGFLQVIKTALAIQLKDKMGVQNILEREHELVDYIFEALGNIENLHILANQHQDRLGVISFYIDDLHYNLGVKLLNDKFGIQTRGGCSCAGTYGHYLLHVDQETSHDLVCKITSGDLIQKPGWIRMSIHPTTTTEEIEFVCNKIKELAANHKEWSADYEYNPRTNEFIHKNFKSEIKEKVNSWFQL encoded by the coding sequence ATGGCTACAACACAAACTAAAACCAAATTAGAATATTATTTTGATGCATTTCGAAAAGACATTATCGGAATCAATCAAAACTTTATTTCTCCTTTTGGGGAAAAGAAAATCATTTACACCGATTGGACGGCAAGTGGAAGATTGTATCGACCTATTGAAGAACGATTGATGAATGATTTTGGACCTTTTGTAGCCAATACACATACTGAAACATCTATTACAGGTACCGCAATGACCATGGCGTATCATGAAGCGCGACATATTATCAAAAATCATGTTAATGCCAATGAAAATGATATTTTAATTACCGATGGAACTGGAATGACAGGAGTTGTAAATAAATTCCAACGTATTTTAGGACTTCGCATTCCAGAAAATTTAAAAGAGTTTACTACTATTCCAAAAGCGATTAAACCGGTAGTTTTTATTTCTCACATGGAACATCATTCGAATCAAACGTCTTGGTTAGAAACCATTGCCGATGTTGAAATTATTCCTGCAGATGAAAACGGCTTGTTTAGTATAGAAAATTTAAAAATTTTATTAGAAAAATATAAAGATAGAAGTTTTAAAATTGCATCCATTACTTCATGCTCCAATGTAACCGGAATTAAAACCCCATATCATGAAGTAGCAAAGTTGATGCATCAAAACAACGGCGTTTGTTTTGCTGATTTCGCTTGCTCGGGTCCGTATGTAAGTATTAACATGCATCCAGAAGATCCAGAAAGTTATTTGGATGCTATTTTCTTTTCGCCACATAAATTTTTAGGAGGGCCTGCCACATCTGGAGTGTTAATTTTTAATAAAAACTTATATAAAAATAATGTTCCCGATTGTCCTGGTGGAGGAACCGTTAGCTGGACCAATCCTTGGGGAGAGCACAAATACATCGATAATATTGAAGATAGAGAAGATGGAGGAACTCCTGGGTTTTTGCAAGTAATTAAAACGGCATTAGCTATCCAATTGAAAGACAAAATGGGCGTTCAAAATATTTTGGAGAGAGAACATGAATTGGTAGATTATATTTTTGAAGCTTTAGGGAATATTGAGAATCTTCATATTTTAGCTAATCAGCATCAAGATCGATTAGGAGTTATTTCCTTTTATATTGATGATTTGCACTACAATTTAGGTGTTAAATTATTAAATGATAAATTCGGAATTCAAACGCGAGGAGGTTGTAGTTGTGCGGGTACTTACGGACATTATTTGTTGCACGTTGACCAAGAAACTTCACATGATTTGGTTTGTAAAATTACTTCGGGTGATTTAATTCAAAAACCTGGATGGATTAGAATGTCAATACATCCAACAACAACAACCGAAGAAATTGAATTTGTTTGTAATAAAATAAAAGAATTAGCGGCCAATCATAAAGAATGGAGTGCCGATTACGAATACAATCCTCGAACTAATGAATTTATTCATAAAAATTTCAAAAGCGAAATCAAAGAAAAAGTAAACAGCTGGTTTCAATTATAA
- a CDS encoding lysophospholipid acyltransferase family protein gives MQLVIYLIIYPFLWVISILPFPIFYLFSDAVCFLVYRIIGYRKKVVRHNIKLALPHLSKKERLSVEKKFYSHMCDMFLEMIKTMSISQKEMEKRFVFTNMDVYYDLEKKNKSIALMCAHYASYEWVISMNYYTNFKGYGIYKKLANPHFDALVKRIRSKFKAELIPTRETIAVINNNYKEKVLSLYGFASDQSPRPNAAYHFTSFMGHVVPVHTGAEMLAKRFDMNIIFLKVKKVKRGYYEASFELLTDDATSVPNYEITDRFLALVEQQIYEAPEYYLWTHKRWKTIIEPESKIS, from the coding sequence ATGCAATTAGTAATTTATCTCATTATATACCCTTTTTTATGGGTAATTTCTATACTCCCTTTCCCTATTTTTTATCTTTTTTCTGATGCAGTCTGTTTTTTAGTCTATAGAATAATTGGATATCGCAAAAAGGTAGTTCGTCATAACATAAAATTAGCACTACCCCATTTATCAAAGAAGGAACGATTATCTGTTGAAAAGAAATTTTACAGCCATATGTGCGATATGTTTCTGGAAATGATAAAAACCATGAGTATTTCGCAAAAAGAAATGGAAAAACGTTTTGTTTTTACCAATATGGATGTGTATTATGATTTGGAAAAGAAAAACAAAAGTATTGCCTTAATGTGTGCTCATTATGCTAGTTATGAATGGGTGATTTCAATGAATTATTACACTAATTTTAAAGGATACGGTATTTATAAAAAATTAGCCAATCCTCATTTTGATGCTTTAGTGAAACGAATTCGCTCTAAGTTCAAAGCCGAACTAATTCCGACAAGGGAAACTATTGCGGTAATTAACAACAACTACAAAGAAAAAGTATTAAGCTTATACGGATTTGCAAGCGACCAATCGCCAAGACCAAATGCAGCTTATCATTTTACTTCATTTATGGGACACGTGGTTCCAGTTCATACGGGTGCCGAAATGTTGGCCAAAAGATTTGATATGAATATCATCTTTTTAAAAGTAAAAAAAGTAAAAAGAGGGTATTATGAAGCTAGTTTTGAATTGTTAACTGATGATGCTACATCTGTACCTAATTACGAGATTACAGATCGCTTTTTAGCTCTTGTAGAACAACAAATCTACGAAGCTCCTGAATATTATTTATGGACACATAAGCGTTGGAAAACCATTATAGAACCAGAAAGTAAAATATCCTAA
- a CDS encoding rhomboid family intramembrane serine protease, whose product MNIVLLLILVANGLISFKGFNDTYFFRKYEFHIGSIRSGEQYRMFSSAFLHVDSMHLAFNMITLYMFTPFVINHLGSLYFAYLYLGSLVAGNLLTLFFHKDDYYYRAVGASGAVTGIIYSAILLEPNLYVYVIIPGYVFGFLYLLFSIYGMKAKNDNIGHVAHFGGAIGGFGLTLAKNPHFITEKPITVIALIIPIVILFVLAKMKKI is encoded by the coding sequence ATGAACATTGTATTGTTATTAATTCTAGTGGCTAACGGACTTATAAGTTTTAAAGGATTTAATGATACTTATTTTTTTAGAAAATACGAATTTCATATTGGGAGTATACGATCTGGTGAACAATACCGAATGTTTTCTTCAGCATTTTTGCATGTAGATAGTATGCATTTAGCATTTAACATGATAACGCTTTACATGTTTACGCCTTTTGTAATTAATCATCTTGGTTCCTTGTATTTTGCTTATTTGTATTTAGGAAGTTTAGTTGCAGGAAATTTACTTACCTTATTTTTTCATAAAGACGATTATTATTACAGAGCAGTTGGGGCTTCAGGAGCTGTTACGGGAATCATTTACAGTGCTATTCTTTTAGAACCCAATTTATATGTTTATGTAATTATTCCAGGATATGTTTTTGGATTTTTATACTTACTATTTTCCATTTATGGCATGAAAGCTAAGAATGACAACATAGGTCATGTGGCACATTTTGGAGGTGCAATTGGTGGTTTTGGACTTACGTTAGCAAAAAATCCCCATTTTATTACTGAAAAACCGATAACCGTTATAGCTTTGATAATTCCTATTGTTATTTTATTTGTTTTAGCTAAAATGAAGAAAATTTAA
- a CDS encoding outer membrane beta-barrel protein: MKKITLIIIFSFFFNFSNAQNFSYGTILGFNAYDVEINGPINAGAGYSNVNFGGFIDYSLSNSFGIRGNLIYNSVKEDNYYLINGNQVVGYLFKESEIKSLQLHTLLKFDVNKEYNKGFYLIGGFRMTNILNAKFDGQENDNFYKKINFGGIFGFGVNFAKHFGIELLPEVNLTNTIDSENNKSKNFGAYLNLTVNLESIIN, translated from the coding sequence ATGAAAAAAATTACTCTTATTATTATCTTTTCTTTCTTTTTTAACTTTTCAAATGCTCAAAATTTTAGTTATGGAACTATTCTAGGATTTAATGCATATGATGTTGAAATAAACGGTCCAATAAATGCAGGGGCTGGATATAGTAATGTAAATTTTGGAGGTTTTATTGATTATAGTTTAAGTAATAGTTTTGGTATTAGAGGAAACTTGATATATAATAGCGTAAAAGAAGATAATTATTATCTAATAAATGGGAATCAAGTAGTAGGATATTTATTTAAAGAATCTGAAATAAAATCTTTACAATTGCATACACTTTTGAAATTCGATGTAAATAAAGAATATAATAAGGGGTTTTACTTAATTGGTGGTTTTAGAATGACTAATATTTTAAATGCCAAATTTGATGGTCAAGAAAATGATAATTTTTATAAAAAAATCAATTTCGGAGGAATATTTGGTTTTGGGGTTAATTTCGCAAAACATTTTGGAATTGAATTACTTCCAGAAGTTAATTTAACTAACACTATTGATTCAGAAAATAATAAATCTAAAAATTTTGGAGCCTACTTAAATCTAACCGTTAATTTAGAGTCAATAATTAATTAA
- a CDS encoding outer membrane beta-barrel protein has product MKKTLFILLLNLNFALFSQESKLSIELNYPIPADNNFIGKNYTGIVDIGGKYKIIDKNILDFGIALNAGLLKYNNSKINSSQNYKIYAYPIQPKIFCEFNIKNIKRLHPYTSLGYSFIIFKATGTNNGFDISDLNDTQAGINLNFGLSYDITSKLFVNGQFDFTKLQEENGIPNTTFNTNVNLVKFGIGLRL; this is encoded by the coding sequence ATGAAAAAAACACTTTTTATTTTATTATTGAATCTAAATTTTGCTTTATTTTCTCAAGAATCCAAACTTAGTATTGAACTAAATTATCCTATCCCTGCCGACAATAATTTTATTGGAAAAAATTACACAGGTATAGTTGATATTGGAGGGAAATATAAAATTATTGATAAAAATATTTTAGATTTTGGAATTGCTTTAAATGCAGGCCTTTTAAAATATAATAATTCGAAAATTAATTCATCACAGAATTATAAAATTTATGCTTATCCAATTCAACCTAAAATATTTTGTGAGTTCAACATCAAAAATATTAAGAGGCTCCATCCATATACTTCACTTGGCTATAGTTTTATAATATTCAAGGCAACTGGAACCAATAATGGATTTGATATTTCAGACTTAAATGACACTCAAGCTGGGATTAACTTAAATTTTGGTTTATCTTATGACATTACAAGTAAACTTTTTGTGAATGGACAATTTGACTTTACTAAACTTCAAGAAGAAAATGGAATTCCAAATACTACCTTTAATACAAATGTTAATTTAGTAAAATTTGGTATTGGTTTAAGATTATAA
- a CDS encoding ligand-binding sensor domain-containing protein codes for MRLYLLLFLSTFTLLTSCNGHTTNQNKNTNQGIKGDIVKELGKSIMVVYQDSKNIYWFGSWETGVYKYDGKKLINYTTKHGLPNNRIDEIKEDKSGNLYFTSSHPNSTISKFDGNTFTTLEAIPNNDWKLNSTDMWFKHSYGNEKVYRYDGTTLYELQLPKPPNLPNPFEIYSIYRDRKGNIWFGSNPVGVCRYDGKSFEWITEEDVTEFRDEGANGVRSITEDKNGDFWFNTEYRYSVYDSTTLKSNKFYTRHKSIGGLDGKTASNLDEYLSTVRDNNNNLWFVTYLDGVWKYDGTKITHYVVQENSKDITLFSIYKDNNGDLWLGTHQNGTWKFNGKTFVKFVQ; via the coding sequence ATGAGATTATACCTACTTTTATTTCTTAGCACCTTTACTCTATTGACATCATGCAATGGACATACCACAAATCAGAACAAAAACACCAACCAAGGTATAAAAGGCGACATCGTAAAAGAACTTGGAAAAAGCATAATGGTGGTCTATCAAGACAGTAAAAACATTTATTGGTTTGGTAGTTGGGAAACAGGAGTATATAAATACGATGGAAAAAAATTGATTAATTATACAACAAAACATGGTTTGCCAAACAATAGAATTGATGAAATAAAAGAAGATAAATCAGGCAATTTATATTTCACAAGTAGTCATCCAAATTCTACAATAAGTAAATTTGACGGAAATACATTTACAACATTGGAGGCAATACCAAATAATGATTGGAAACTCAATTCCACAGATATGTGGTTCAAACATTCTTATGGAAATGAAAAAGTATATCGTTATGACGGAACTACTTTATATGAATTGCAATTACCTAAACCACCTAATCTTCCAAATCCATTTGAAATCTACAGCATTTATAGAGACCGTAAAGGAAATATTTGGTTTGGCTCTAACCCTGTTGGAGTATGTAGATATGATGGAAAATCGTTTGAATGGATAACAGAAGAAGATGTGACAGAATTTCGCGATGAAGGTGCAAACGGTGTGCGTTCAATTACAGAAGACAAAAATGGTGACTTTTGGTTCAATACGGAATATCGTTATAGTGTGTACGATAGCACCACATTAAAAAGCAATAAATTTTATACCCGACATAAAAGCATAGGTGGTTTAGATGGGAAAACTGCTAGCAATTTGGATGAATATCTTTCAACAGTAAGAGACAACAATAATAATTTGTGGTTTGTAACCTATCTAGATGGCGTTTGGAAATATGATGGAACGAAAATCACTCATTACGTAGTTCAAGAGAATTCAAAAGACATTACTTTATTCAGCATTTACAAAGACAACAATGGTGACCTTTGGCTTGGAACACACCAAAATGGAACATGGAAATTTAATGGAAAAACATTTGTAAAATTTGTACAATAA
- a CDS encoding DUF3805 domain-containing protein: protein MECFVIFVMAWCWFKATESKPHNVMGKFNTEMKYTILLISFLFMSCNSQPKNNLFISEFGYSIILPEKWAEYEDEKNVNAFFDTENWTGNLRITVIELDRNIDDHYIEKEYKSLKNAEKIITQNGYIGFKYIEKSQDGLMYYWQLFYKNKLFVCSFLLNPENNTKLKETEIEKVGKIINSLKAFNKTSP, encoded by the coding sequence ATGGAATGTTTTGTTATATTTGTAATGGCTTGGTGTTGGTTCAAAGCCACTGAAAGCAAGCCACATAACGTTATGGGCAAGTTTAATACAGAAATGAAATACACAATTCTTTTAATATCGTTTTTGTTTATGAGTTGTAATTCGCAACCAAAGAACAATCTTTTTATTTCCGAATTTGGATACTCAATAATACTTCCTGAAAAATGGGCTGAATACGAAGACGAAAAAAATGTAAATGCATTCTTTGACACAGAAAATTGGACTGGTAATTTAAGAATTACTGTAATTGAATTAGATAGAAACATTGATGACCATTATATTGAAAAGGAATACAAGAGTCTTAAAAACGCCGAAAAAATTATTACTCAAAATGGTTATATTGGATTTAAGTATATAGAAAAATCTCAGGACGGTTTAATGTATTATTGGCAATTATTTTATAAAAATAAATTGTTTGTTTGTTCATTTTTATTGAACCCCGAAAATAATACAAAGTTAAAAGAAACCGAAATTGAAAAAGTTGGAAAAATTATAAATTCATTGAAAGCTTTTAATAAAACCAGCCCATAA
- a CDS encoding site-specific integrase has product MASIKLILRTNQKDQTGKSPLYIRIIKDRKTKFITAGLKLKESDWDEAKQRVKKSYPNSARMNAALAQKIADAEGQVADMERKVKTVSIKKLKEAIKGKEVPNFFDYSRKHCERIKNNVSISTYKNYHAYLDKFEKWVGTKEVYFDDITVSLLMDYMSYLSNELKNGNTTQRYSIMILAIMFKEAIKEDLIPEYMYPFSKLKLKKDPSRRQFLKKEQFEAIINYKLDEKSKASVYRDMFIFSIFAGGLRFSDVLEFQVKHFNEEERRIHKVIRKTGRMHQFKIGQLALNIINKYKKEDAEQDDFIFPVITNKELYLKNDEYRYTFIESANKAANFQLQRIAKKLEIPVKVTFHISRHTFATNALNNGMRIEHVSKLMDHRDISTTQVYAKIISEELDKAVDNYIY; this is encoded by the coding sequence ATGGCATCTATTAAATTAATACTACGCACCAACCAGAAAGATCAAACAGGTAAAAGCCCTTTGTACATTAGAATTATAAAAGATAGAAAAACGAAATTTATCACTGCCGGACTCAAGCTTAAAGAAAGTGATTGGGATGAAGCAAAGCAGAGAGTTAAGAAAAGCTATCCTAATAGCGCGCGAATGAATGCTGCACTTGCTCAAAAAATTGCCGATGCTGAAGGACAAGTTGCCGACATGGAACGAAAAGTAAAAACCGTTTCCATTAAAAAACTAAAAGAAGCCATAAAAGGAAAAGAAGTGCCTAACTTCTTCGACTACTCACGTAAACATTGTGAACGAATCAAAAACAACGTATCTATTTCAACTTATAAAAATTACCATGCCTATTTAGATAAGTTCGAAAAATGGGTAGGAACGAAGGAGGTTTATTTTGATGACATTACAGTTTCATTATTAATGGACTATATGAGTTATCTAAGCAACGAACTAAAAAACGGAAATACAACACAACGTTATTCGATTATGATTTTGGCAATTATGTTCAAAGAGGCTATCAAAGAAGATTTAATTCCGGAATACATGTATCCGTTTAGTAAGTTGAAATTAAAGAAAGACCCAAGCAGAAGACAGTTTTTAAAGAAAGAGCAATTCGAAGCGATTATCAATTATAAACTAGATGAAAAATCAAAAGCGAGTGTATATCGCGATATGTTTATCTTTTCAATTTTCGCAGGAGGATTACGATTCAGTGATGTATTAGAATTTCAAGTAAAACACTTCAATGAAGAAGAAAGAAGAATACATAAAGTAATTCGCAAAACAGGAAGAATGCATCAGTTTAAAATAGGTCAGTTAGCATTGAACATCATCAACAAGTACAAAAAGGAAGATGCAGAACAAGACGACTTTATATTCCCTGTAATCACAAATAAAGAGCTGTATTTAAAGAATGATGAATACCGTTATACTTTTATAGAAAGTGCCAATAAAGCGGCTAATTTTCAATTACAGCGCATTGCAAAGAAATTAGAAATTCCAGTAAAAGTAACATTTCACATAAGCCGCCACACTTTTGCAACAAATGCTTTAAATAACGGAATGAGAATTGAGCACGTTTCAAAACTAATGGACCACCGCGATATCAGCACAACCCAGGTATATGCCAAAATCATTTCAGAAGAATTAGACAAAGCGGTTGACAACTACATCTACTAA
- a CDS encoding helix-turn-helix domain-containing protein, which translates to MEAIILTKDQYNDLMAKLDAIQSQLNTKPDPKKETFLDNQEFIMLMKISKRTAQTWRDEGKISFSQVGSKIYYKLSDVEKLLQEHYNKSFKGK; encoded by the coding sequence ATGGAAGCAATTATTTTAACAAAAGACCAGTACAACGACTTAATGGCAAAATTAGACGCAATTCAAAGCCAACTAAACACCAAGCCAGACCCAAAGAAAGAAACCTTCTTAGACAATCAAGAGTTCATCATGCTCATGAAAATCTCCAAACGCACAGCACAAACCTGGAGAGATGAAGGTAAAATCTCATTCAGTCAAGTAGGTAGCAAAATTTACTACAAACTTTCTGATGTTGAAAAACTACTACAAGAACACTACAACAAATCATTCAAAGGGAAATAG
- a CDS encoding VapE domain-containing protein: MITIFKNFNEVIEHKTIPEILHEIKTGKYRPGITYLRKSLAENKLEAYEKAKKSLPAFTPSGKFVGGRKMEFLEAYSNFIILDIDKLSQNDLQNAKHKANQSEYTYASFISPSGNGLKILVKVNTTKEDHKETFLAIQKYYETLLNHEIDKSGKDITRLCFYSFDDNLYQNEAAIVFASETKQSSHTEPVEVTQLPTATVTATNSEAVYNHCVRFTEKKVQYATGSRNVFVHQLACNLNRKGISLNEALSFILTDFGYDEKEVTQTVHSAYGNIHEFGKDENFEKNRNTKNNTKKSDNQNLSPRAESRGDFYEDDDEDKPKPTQIDRLELFLSTRYVFRHNMVSGKLEFQYFGKKKWHVMNDFIENSMLRECLKGRIKTNLSSLRNLLYSDFCELYNPFEDYFYNLPSYDEKTDYILELANTITTTKQELWQECFKKWIVAMVGCVLDDKVINHTVIVFSGKQGLGKTTWVEKLVPRKLKEYLFSGTINPNNKDTLVQLSECMLINLDELENLNRSEIGSLKEIITKTQIRMRKAYGHNNETMPRRASFAGSVNTAQFLNDSTGSRRFLCFEVENIQYQHEINIDNVLSQALYLFKTGFRHWFDQEEIKNITENNEQYQLRSPEEELLLTWFEPCDRENATHYLNASQIAAKLAERAKITINDGTINKIGKALKKHNFTRLMRKGSPVYAVKEFTYEEVDQTNRQSEI; encoded by the coding sequence ATGATAACAATCTTCAAAAACTTCAACGAAGTAATAGAACACAAAACAATTCCCGAAATCCTGCACGAAATCAAAACAGGTAAGTACAGACCAGGGATAACCTATTTGCGTAAATCATTAGCAGAAAACAAACTAGAAGCCTATGAAAAAGCCAAAAAATCATTACCTGCATTCACTCCTTCAGGAAAATTTGTTGGTGGAAGAAAAATGGAATTTCTAGAAGCATACTCCAATTTCATTATCCTAGACATCGATAAATTAAGTCAAAACGATTTACAAAACGCAAAGCACAAAGCCAATCAATCCGAATACACCTATGCAAGTTTCATAAGTCCATCAGGTAATGGATTAAAAATTTTAGTAAAAGTAAACACAACAAAAGAAGACCACAAAGAAACCTTTTTGGCCATTCAAAAATACTATGAAACCCTATTAAACCATGAAATAGACAAATCCGGAAAAGACATAACCCGACTATGTTTCTACTCATTCGATGATAACCTTTATCAAAACGAAGCTGCTATCGTCTTTGCGAGTGAAACGAAGCAATCCAGTCACACTGAGCCTGTCGAAGTGACACAACTGCCAACCGCGACTGTGACTGCGACTAACAGCGAAGCTGTTTATAATCACTGCGTCCGCTTCACCGAAAAAAAAGTGCAATACGCGACAGGTAGCCGAAACGTATTTGTACACCAACTCGCGTGCAACCTAAACCGAAAAGGCATTTCATTAAACGAAGCACTAAGCTTCATACTAACAGACTTTGGCTATGACGAAAAAGAAGTAACACAAACCGTTCACAGCGCCTACGGAAACATTCACGAATTTGGTAAAGATGAAAACTTTGAAAAGAACAGAAACACTAAAAACAACACAAAAAAATCAGACAATCAAAACTTGTCACCTCGAGCGGAGTCGAGAGGCGACTTCTATGAGGACGACGACGAAGACAAACCAAAACCAACACAAATCGACCGATTAGAACTATTCCTATCAACAAGATATGTATTTCGGCATAACATGGTTTCTGGTAAGTTAGAGTTTCAGTATTTCGGTAAAAAGAAATGGCATGTAATGAACGATTTCATTGAAAACTCAATGCTTCGTGAATGTTTAAAAGGAAGAATCAAAACAAACCTTTCTTCTTTGCGAAACCTATTGTATTCCGATTTCTGTGAATTATACAATCCGTTCGAAGATTACTTTTACAATCTACCATCGTATGATGAAAAAACAGATTATATTTTAGAATTGGCAAACACGATAACCACTACAAAACAAGAACTTTGGCAAGAGTGTTTTAAAAAATGGATTGTAGCAATGGTAGGTTGTGTATTGGATGACAAAGTAATCAATCACACGGTAATTGTATTCAGTGGAAAACAAGGATTAGGAAAAACCACTTGGGTAGAAAAACTAGTACCTAGAAAGTTAAAAGAGTATCTATTCTCTGGAACCATAAACCCAAACAACAAAGACACTTTAGTGCAGCTTTCAGAATGTATGTTAATCAACCTGGACGAATTAGAAAACCTAAACCGTTCCGAAATTGGAAGCTTAAAAGAAATCATCACAAAGACACAAATCAGAATGAGAAAAGCCTACGGACACAACAACGAAACCATGCCAAGACGCGCATCATTTGCCGGAAGTGTCAACACAGCGCAATTCTTAAACGACAGTACAGGAAGCAGAAGATTTCTTTGTTTTGAGGTAGAAAACATCCAATACCAACACGAAATCAATATTGACAATGTATTATCACAAGCCTTGTATTTATTTAAAACAGGATTCAGACATTGGTTCGACCAAGAAGAAATCAAAAACATCACCGAAAACAACGAACAATACCAACTACGAAGCCCAGAAGAAGAATTGCTTTTAACTTGGTTTGAACCTTGCGATAGAGAAAATGCTACACATTATTTAAACGCCTCACAAATAGCAGCTAAACTAGCCGAAAGAGCAAAAATCACTATTAACGACGGAACAATAAACAAAATCGGAAAAGCTTTAAAAAAACACAATTTCACAAGACTAATGCGAAAAGGAAGTCCAGTCTACGCAGTAAAAGAATTCACCTACGAAGAAGTAGATCAAACCAACCGACAATCCGAAATATGA